Proteins encoded together in one Acanthochromis polyacanthus isolate Apoly-LR-REF ecotype Palm Island chromosome 12, KAUST_Apoly_ChrSc, whole genome shotgun sequence window:
- the LOC127536586 gene encoding cortexin domain-containing 1-like codes for MDPPMLPVARLEVDVDLGFALFFFFLLCFFLLVTIVRCAQMVLDPYSSISVTTYQEEQTEE; via the coding sequence ATGGACCCTCCGATGCTCCCGGTGGCCCGGCTGGAGGTGGACGTGGATCTGGGGTTcgccctcttcttcttcttcctgctctgCTTCTTCTTGCTGGTGACCATCGTCCGATGTGCTCAGATGGTGTTGGATCCATACAGCTCCATCTCTGTCACCACCTACCAGGAGGAACAAACTGAGGAGTGA